One part of the Lotus japonicus ecotype B-129 chromosome 2, LjGifu_v1.2 genome encodes these proteins:
- the LOC130737812 gene encoding pentatricopeptide repeat-containing protein At1g02150-like, whose protein sequence is MTTLLQSSLNNKNLSLSLSSSPCYSSPLPFKLSTLNLSQTQSVCYQSLSVTCSISKIHSYGTVDYERRPIVRWNDIYRRISLMENPELGSVSVLNQWENEGKNLTKWELSRVVKELRKYRRHKRALEVYDWMNNRQERFRVSASDAAIQLDLVAKVHGVSSAERFFLNLTDNLKDKRTHGSLLNVYVHYRLKDKAESLLDIMRSKGYVIHSLPFNVMMTLYMNLKEYDKVDMLISEMKEKNIRLDIYSYNIWLSSGESIKKMEQVFEQMGKDPAIVPNWSTFSTMATIYIKMNLFEKAEDCLRRLESRIKGRDRIPFHYLLSLYGGVGNKDEVYRVWSTYKSIFPTIPNLGYHAIVSSLIRIDDIEGAEKLYEEWVSVRSSDDARLGNLLIGWYVKNDNIDKALSFFEHMTDGGSVPNSNTWELLSEGYIADKMVSEALSCLKKAFATDGSKSWKPKPLTLSAFFKLCQDEDDAASTEILIALLRKSGFLENEAYASIIGLSLSDATIGKGELSRTGDIVDREDVDDDSQMLLNQL, encoded by the exons atgacgaCGCTTCTTCAATCCTCTCTGAACAACAAAAACCTCTCTCTGTCTCTTTCATCTTCTCCCTGCTACTCTTCACCTCTTCCCTTCAAGCTCTCCACTCTCAACTTGTCTCAGACACAGAGCGTGTGTTACCAGAGTCTCTCTGTTACCTGCTCCATCTCAAAGATCCACAGTTATGGTACCGTGGACTATGAGCGCCGACCCATTGTCAGGTGGAACGATATTTACAGGAGGATATCGTTGATGGAGAATCCGGAATTGGGTTCTGTCTCTGTGTTGAATCAGTGGGAGAATGAAGGCAAGAATCTTACTAAGTGGGAACTTTCCAGGGTTGTCAAGGAGTTGAGGAAGTATAGGAGACATAAGAGAGCGCTTGAG GTGTATGATTGGATGAACAATAGACAAGAGAGGTTCAGAGTATCTGCAAGTGATGCAGCAATTCAGTTAGATCTAGTTGCAAAAGTTCATGGAGTTTCTAGTGCAGAAAGATTTTTTCTGAACCTGACTGATAACTTAAAAGACAAGAGGACTCATGGTTCCCTGTTGAATGTATATGTGCACTACAGATTGAAGGACAAGGCGGAATCTTTACTTGACATTATGAGGAGTAAAGGGTATGTAATACATTCACTACCATTTAATGTAATGATGACTCTGTACATGAACCTCAAGGAATATGATAAAGTTGATATGTTGATTtcagaaatgaaagagaaaaacataCGGCTCGATATCTATTCATATAATATATGGTTATCTTCTGGTGAATCGATAAAAAAGATGGAACAAGTGTTTGAACAAATGGGAAAGGATCCTGCCATTGTCCCCAACTGGAGTACATTCAGCACAATGGCTACTATATACATTAAGATGAATCTGTTTGAAAAAGCAGAAGACTGCTTAAGAAGGCTTGAGAGTAGAATTAAAGGTCGAGATAGAATACCTTTTCATTACCTCCTGAGTCTGTATGGAGGTGTTGGAAACAAGGATGAAGTTTATCGCGTGTGGAGTACCTATAAATCAATTTTCCCAACTATACCAAACTTGGGATACCATGCTATTGTTTCTTCTCTGATCAGAATAGATGATATTGAGGGGGCAGAAAAGCTTTATGAGGAATGGGTTTCAGTAAGATCTTCTGATGATGCTAGACTGGGAAACCTTCTCATAGGCTGGTATGTGAAGAATGACAATATAGATAAAGCTTTGAGTTTCTTTGAGCACATGACTGATGGTGGTAGTGTTCCGAATTCGAATACATGGGAGCTTCTCTCTGAGGGCTATATTGCAGATAAGATGGTTTCTGAGGCCCTATCCTGCTTGAAAAAAGCTTTTGCCACTGATGGTTCAAAGAGTTGGAAACCAAAGCCCTTAACCTTGTCTGCATTCTTTAAGCTTTGTCAAGACGAAGATGACGCGGCGAGCACCGAGATTTTAATTGCGTTGTTGAGGAAGTCGGGATTTCTTGAAAATGAAGCTTATGCATCAATCATTGGCTTATCACTATCTGATGCTACTATTGGCAAAGGTGAATTGTCTAGAACTGGTGATATTGTTGACCGTGAAGATGTGGATGATGACTCTCAAATGTTGTTAAACCAACTATAG
- the LOC130736252 gene encoding uncharacterized protein LOC130736252, translating into MTNLVLEAYDGQTSPKDHLSRFDAKMAKYAVSDPVKCRMLPSTFRGAAKEWFTNLPPGSIAKFLDFSSKFLDHFSARTVEDLFDIRQEERETLKQYVKRYSAISAGFEELQPRVCVCAFKGGLARGEFYCELSRELA; encoded by the coding sequence ATGACGAACCTCGTGTTGGAGGCGTACGACGGACAAACCAGTCCAAAGGATCATCTGTCTCGTTTTGATGCGAAGATGGCGAAGTACGCGGTTTCCGACCCTGTGAAATGCAGGATGCTTCCATCAACATTTCGAGGCGCGGCAAAAGAATGGTTCACGAATTTGCCTCCAGGATCCATAGCTAAGTTCCTtgatttctcatcaaaattccttgaCCATTTCTCTGCAAGGACGGTCGAGGATCTGTTTGATATTCGGCAGGAGGAACGTGAAACCTTGAAACAATATGTGAAACGATACAGTGCCATATCCGCGGGGTTCGAGGAATTGCAGCCACGCGTGTGCGTGTGCGCTTTCAAAGGCGGTTTGGCCCGGGGAGAATTTTATTGCGAGCTGAGTAGGGAGCTGGCATGA